Part of the Lolium rigidum isolate FL_2022 chromosome 6, APGP_CSIRO_Lrig_0.1, whole genome shotgun sequence genome, atcctcatcatcatcttcatcaaactCAGGCTCCGCGTCCATGTTAGGCATGCTGACAATGACCTCGATCTTCTCATCCTTGTAGTCCTTTTTAAGAACAACCACGCTCATCCCTTCTTCGTCAACGATTTCAAAGGGAAAGTCATCTGGTGTAGGTTCCTGCCAGAAGACGGAGCAATGAACCAATCAAAACAGCTTAATTATTCGCAAGACCAAGAACTGAATGCAAGTCCTCATGTAATTTTACAGATACTTCTTGCAGAAAGTAACATATGTTCAGTCATCTCAGGATGTTTCAGACAATAACTTATGAATCAAAATGCCAGTTTGAATACTGTTGTCATGCAATGTGAATCCAAAGTAGTAGGCAGTTCAAAATCTGAACCCAGCCCTTCAGGAACTCAACCATCGGTTGCACCACCCTAAAAGTCAGACTCCACAAAGTCATTAGAATGATCAACGGGCTGACATCAGCTGAATGGCGGCAGCTGCTCAGAGAAACAACAGTCCTAAAACTCAAGACTTATTTTTAGTATCAATACTACAATTGAGAAGCTACATGAAAACACACACAAGAATAATTTGGAACAGATGGTTGCAGACTGTCCATGCTAGCATGCTTATAATAGATCCTATATGAGAATCAACACGAAACTGAGCTAAACTGGCACAAGTATTGTTAGATTAACAGTAGAAGCATTTCCTCCATGACAAAACTCTCTCTGATTCAGGCAGAGATTGTTCTACCACGCACCAAATCCATCTAGCTCAAGGAATATATTCATATGTCCATACCCGACCATGCCAAGCATAAAGGCCACATCTTGCAGAAAGTGGCATATATTTGCACATTTCAGGATTTTCAGACAATATTAATGGAACTAAATGTCAGTTTGGACAATGCTCTCACGCCAAACAAATCCTAAatagttcaaaattcaaaacaaacCTCAAAACTCAACAATCGCCCTCGCTCATCTAAGTCCATACTTTACAACATGCTCAGCAAAGTGATACGAGCTGAATAAAACCAAGCTAAAGCGTGTGTTATTCTTATGATGAACAGATGGTTGCACACCTCACGTGCTGGCGTGCTTAATCGGTGATCACTCATAAGAATCAACACGAAACCAATCAGAGCACATACGAGCAGACGGATGCACAGTTGCTATACGCAAAAGAAGCACTCCTTCCTTGACGGAAGAAAGAAAAAATGCAAGGAAGCACTAGCATGCTTATTTACTGGTCATATCTACGGACGGTTCATGGCAAATTTACCCCTAGCCTAGAGATGGGAAGACCCTCTGCATACTCGCAATGCAGTTGCAAAATCAGCAAGCCACGGTCCACTCCAGCCGAGCACACTCACTCGCTAACAAACGCCTACCGTGCAGCCGTCCAAACAAGATTACCGCCATAATAAACCAAGCAAACCCGTCCGCCCGCCTCACGAGTAATCCGTCTCTGATTCTTCCGGCGAGGGTTATTCTACTAGCACGCAAGGGGACTCGACCGTGTGTGTCACGGCGGGTGTGTCGTTCTCACCTGCACGTCGGTGGCGAGGTACTCCTCGGCCTCCCGGATCTCGAGGTCGATGGCGGCGGggaggccgcctcctccggcgcccttcttgttcttcttgctcttGACCTTGCTCTCCATCATCTTGACCGTCGACCCattcgccgccgcggccgcgcgcAGAGGGGGCGCGAGCAGCGAGCGCCTGACCTGGGCCGCCCACGGGCCAAAGATTGAGGCGGACGGGGCGGAGCGGAGGAGGGTGATGGCGGCTGTGGTGGAGGTGGCTGACGAGGCGGAGACGAAGGAGGCCATGGCCGCGGTGTTGGGTGCGAGGAGGGGAGTGGGGAGGGGATAAGGTGAGGAGGGGTTTTGGGTTTAATAATGGACCGAATcgaatcccctccctggcaatcgaGCGCTTGAGCAATCACTTTCCATGGCGCGGAAGCGCTCGCGAAGcgagtcaattccctttttatcacttagtgttttaattgcgttcacacgtaTTCACACTAACAAGCTTCTATTACTACTTGCGAGTTCGCATGTAGCCAAGAAGTGCTCACACCTGCATGTACGCACATGCACtcatctcatggatttgcatttaatgagcgttCACACTTTCATAAGTtcgttgcatgcatacacatagcatatcattctttttcttcagcacgaggcaggctctcaattctctttttgcaattccctttttgcaattcccttttgggttttattttcatacggtaattcatatttaatggggtccttttgcaattccctttttcgggtcagtggtttttaagggggaaaataacgggtgggaagatccacttgcaactcaaatgaactaccacttgctactcaaattaagtattgttttaagttgtaagctaacaaaagttgctaaaatattctaaatgaaatttaccttttagggttgctaggtatttatatttaccgttgataaataacgaggcacctagggttgataacttgtaaacaaaaaaagagtcgctacattttttaaattaaattaaatttttagggttgatatttatttatattttaccattgataaatagcgggtcaccgggttgatagcttgtaaactaaaagagagtcgcgaaaatattctaaatgaaatactttttagggttattatttatttatttttacgattgataaataacgagccaccagagttgatagcttgtaaaataaaataaaatattcgctaaaatattctaaatgaaatactttttaggattggtagttattttataattaccattgataaataacggagcaccgggttgataacttgtaaactaaaaagagtcgccaaaatattcgaaatgaagttagatttttagggttggtagttatttatatttaccgttgataaataacaggacaccgggttgatagcttctaaactaaaaaatattcggtaaaatgtttaaaataaaattaactttcggGTTGATATTTTTATACATTTaccattgatcactcaagtacggaggggttgattattcgaatagaagagggttgataacttttagccagaaaaaaagtttctcgaaacatatcaacatgggtgctagttttgaagatctcgtcgagacggatttattggtgaaagcggatcttaatttggagttgtcgtttgaaagttaaa contains:
- the LOC124664367 gene encoding uncharacterized protein At2g39795, mitochondrial-like, which produces MASFVSASSATSTTAAITLLRSAPSASIFGPWAAQVRRSLLAPPLRAAAAANGSTVKMMESKVKSKKNKKGAGGGGLPAAIDLEIREAEEYLATDVQEPTPDDFPFEIVDEEGMSVVVLKKDYKDEKIEVIVSMPNMDAEPEFDEDDDEDAAKDDDDEDEGSEDSSLSMKVVVSKGTGPKLEFTCTAFREEITIDEMLISEEAESDAEKFPFEGPEFTELPPNVQKGLFKFLELRGVTLKTTNFMHDYMVTKQTKEYVRWMTKLKDLVRQ